The following nucleotide sequence is from Vibrio fluvialis.
CCTGAAACGCTTGCAACCATACGTAAGTTGCATGATATGGGCATTATTGTCGTTATCGATGATTTTGGCACAGGGTATTCTTCGCTTGAGAACATACTGGAGCTCAACATTGGTGGTTTGAAAATCGATAAGCGTTTTGTGGACAGATATCCGAGTGATGAGCTCAGTGCGAGTCTGATTGATAATATGGTGGACCTAGCAAACCGTTTGAAAGTCCATGTGGTGGCTGAAGGCGTGGAGACAAAAGAACAAGCCGAGGCTTTAAGACTTAAAGGTGTTCAGTATTTACAGGGCTATCTCTTCTACAAGCCATTGAGCTTAGACAATTTTGTTGGGGCTCTAAAAGCTGTTCATTGATACTGTTAAATTGTTTTTGCTCCATTAAGTGATTTAGTAACGTGACTTTAGGCTCACTCTGAAACGCGACGATTGACCCAATTTTAGTAATGCTACAAAGTGCTTATTAATATCGGATAAAATTTGAGTCAGGGATGAAAAGTGAAAATAAAAAACGTACGAATTAAAAACTATCGTCTGCTCAAAGATGTGTCATTTTCGATTGATGAAAAAACAACCATTATTGTTGGGCGTAACAATACTGGGAAAACTTCATTTGCTGAGGCTTTTCGCAGTTTTCTGAATCATGCCGGTCCCAAGGTGCGTTATGAGGATTTCAATCAATCTTGTCTGACAGGTTTCGAAGATGCACTGAATGCTCTTCAAGGCGGTGCTGAAGATGATGTTGTGAGGCCGATGCTTCCAACAATCGAGCTAGAGTTACTCATTAATTATCAAGATAATGCAGATGAATATGGCGTCCTTGGCGATTTTATTATCGATTTTGATGACCAATTATTTGAAACAATTATCCTGATTTCTTATCAATTAAAAGATGGCAAGATCAGCGATTTTTTTAGTGGGCTCGATAGCGCCAACAGAAAGCAATATTTCTCGGATCTTAGAGCGAGGATAGAGCATTACTACGAGGCTACCGTTTACGCGGTCGAGCCGACAAACCAGAGCAATAGCGCTAGGCTTGAGTTTGCGTCATTTAAAAAATTACTGCTGTCAGGGCTTATAAATGCGCAACGCGGTTTAGATGACGAAACGCACAATGAACGTGATGTGCTTGGTAAATCGTTAGGTAATATTTTCAAAAGTGCGAGCAGCGTTGGAGCGCCTGAAGCTTTTAAGGCGCAATCAGCTGAGATCAATACAGTCGTCGAAGAATTGCAGGAAATCGTTGATACTGATTTTCAACAGAGAGTTCAAGCGTTATTGCCTACCTTGAATATTTTTGGATATCCGGGCTTGAATGATCCCAATTTAAGCGCTGCAACCGAACTCAATGTGAAATCACTGCTGGAAAGTCATACCCGAGTTTACTATCAACGAGATGACCATTTTACATTGCCTGAAACCTATAACGGGCTGGGAATGCGGAATCTAATATTTATCCTCTTCCGAATTTATGAATATTTCCGTGAGTTTCAAAGCCATCAAACGCCACCGAAAGGACATGTAATTTTCATAGAAGAACCCGAAGCTCATCTTCATCCGCAAATGCAGGAAGTATTTATTCGACAACTTGAACAAATCGTCGAACAGTTCCAGCGCGAGCTGAATGGTCAACAGGTGTGGCCTGTACAATTTATCGTGAGTACTCATTCCTCGCATATTGCCAACGAAGCTGATTTTAGCAAGGTTCGTTATTTTCTATCCAAAAATGGAAATGAGACCAAAGTTAAGGATCTGGGCGTTGCTTTCCAAAGTGCCGAAGCAGCGGGCGACAAAGAGTTTTTGCATAAATACCTGACGCTCACAAAATGCGACCTGTATTTTGCAGACCGAGCGATCCTCGTTGAAGGGGCGACTGAAAGGATATTGTTGCCTCAAATGATTAAAAAAGTTGACGCAGCTTTAGGGACTAACTTAAGACAGAAATACCTGTCAGTCGTCGAAATTGGTGGCGCTTATGCACACCACTTCTACAAATTCATAGATTTTCTTGAGCTTAAAACCCTCTTTATTACTGACTTAGACGCAGTTGACTCAAAACAACATCATGCCGCTGTAATGGTGAGCCAGGGGGATAGATCGAGTAACGTAGGAATTTCGAA
It contains:
- a CDS encoding ATP-dependent nuclease codes for the protein MKIKNVRIKNYRLLKDVSFSIDEKTTIIVGRNNTGKTSFAEAFRSFLNHAGPKVRYEDFNQSCLTGFEDALNALQGGAEDDVVRPMLPTIELELLINYQDNADEYGVLGDFIIDFDDQLFETIILISYQLKDGKISDFFSGLDSANRKQYFSDLRARIEHYYEATVYAVEPTNQSNSARLEFASFKKLLLSGLINAQRGLDDETHNERDVLGKSLGNIFKSASSVGAPEAFKAQSAEINTVVEELQEIVDTDFQQRVQALLPTLNIFGYPGLNDPNLSAATELNVKSLLESHTRVYYQRDDHFTLPETYNGLGMRNLIFILFRIYEYFREFQSHQTPPKGHVIFIEEPEAHLHPQMQEVFIRQLEQIVEQFQRELNGQQVWPVQFIVSTHSSHIANEADFSKVRYFLSKNGNETKVKDLGVAFQSAEAAGDKEFLHKYLTLTKCDLYFADRAILVEGATERILLPQMIKKVDAALGTNLRQKYLSVVEIGGAYAHHFYKFIDFLELKTLFITDLDAVDSKQHHAAVMVSQGDRSSNVGISKWFGEEGYSDLATIRAKDSDSKILGCRRLAFQVDEDVSGLCGRSFEDAFILVNSQLFQLNNLTGSALENAVYDKAKDIGKKSKADFAIEYCISNTDWLVPKYIQEGCAWLDEDPTVAVEGVQS